Within the Cinclus cinclus chromosome 12, bCinCin1.1, whole genome shotgun sequence genome, the region CCCTATGGCCACTCCTTCCCCGCCAACAGCCTACGGCACCCCCTCTGCCATGGGGACCCCACCGGGCTCAGCCCCACTGCTCACTCCAGGGCCGGAGGTGCTGGGGTGTCCCCAGCTCATGGGATGCTGAGAATTGGGGCGACAGGAAGGACCGCGGCTGGGAGAGAAGCAGCACCGGGGGGGGGACCGCCATCCCCACTGCCAGCCTGGATGCAGAATGTGACACGAGAGGCTCCCAGAGGTGACGGGTTTATTCCAGCATTGTGCCAGAAGCTGGGCAGTGGCGGAGCAGTCGCTTTATGGATTACAGCCGGTCGCGGCTCTCCGGCGGCCGCGCACCGGTACGGCCGAAGTGGTCCTCAGCTCCCCTGGAGACGAGCGACCACGCAGGGTCGGTGCTGGGCTACGCATCGCTCTGCCCGCTCGCAGGGAGGGCCACGGCCAAggacggggacagggaccgGGCCTGGGCCACCGCCGCGGCCACCACTCCCCGCGCCGGGGCCAATGGGATCCCGCCCGGCCCCCTTGCCGCGCACCGCCCGCCCGTAAATAGGGGCAGGAGCGGGACCGCGCTCCCGGAGCGCGCCCGGCTCCCGGGGATGCTGCCCGGGACGAGGCTCCCCGGAGGTCGCGGCGTGCGGATGTGCCCCGGCGGCGCTGAGCCCTGAGAAACTTCGCACTCCAAGGATAACCAGCTCCAGGAGGCAGCAAGGCGCCCGCCCAGCCCGACACACAACCCCGGAGCGCCCGAGCGCCTCAGCCCCCTGATGCTGATCGCCGCCGCCCAGCCGACCCACGGCAGCCCCCGGCCGGCCGGAGCACAGGTACGAGGCAGCCTCCCCCGGGTGAGCCGCGGCAGAGCCGGGCAGGGCGATGCCGCCCTTTAGGTCTTTTCAAGCCCCACAGCTGGAATCGGGCTCCTCTTTCGCGGGGTGCAAAAGGGCGTCTGTGGATGCTTGGTAGAGCCAAGCCAGCACTGGGGGAGAGACGAGAGACGGCGGCAGACTTTTTATCTCGCGTCACATCGAGCGTGGCTGTGCCGCCGGGCTCCTGCCCTCCACAATGTCCTCACCGGTGACCGGGGACCCGGTCTGGCCGCGGGTGGCAAAGCTGTTCCTGttgctgctccagctgagcGCCCCTCAAGCCTCCCCGCAGTCCCAGCGCTGCCCCGCCGTCTGCATCTGTACCTCCGACCTGATGAGCTGCAGCCGGCAGATGCTGCAGCGGGTGCCCCAGGCACTGCCGCCCACCACCACTACGCTGGACCTCAGCCACAATGCCCTCACCCAGCTCCACGATCGCTGGCTGGCCGCCCTCCCGCACCTCGAGGCCCTTCACATCAGCCACAACCAGATTCGGGACCTTTCTCCACGGGCTTTCCACAATGCCTCCTTCCTGCGGCACCTGGACATGTCCTCCAACCACCTGCACGCCGTGGAGAGGCACTACTTTGAGGCGCTGGtgagcctggaggagctgctgctctacAACAACCGCATCACGCGGGTGGATGAAAACGCTTTTGCCAAGCTGAGTGGTCTGCGGAAAGTCTACCTGAGCTGGAACAACCTGACCACCTTCCCCTTCCATGCAGTGCAGGGGCTGGGAATCTACAGCCTGCGCACGCTGGACCTCTCCTCCAATAATCTGAGCAGCATCCCCGTGgaggtgctggcagctctgcctgaaAACATTGGCAATGGCCTGTACCTGCACAACAACCCCATCAGGTGCAGCTGCCCTCTCTACCTGATGCTTCAGCACTGGAATCAGCGAGGTTTCAGCTCCGTGAAAGATTTTTCTGAGGAACACACCTGCAAGGTGTCTGACAATGTGCCCCGGTCCCTGATCAAGTTCCTCAAACACAGCCGCATGTTTGAGAACTGCTCGTCAAGTGCCGAAGACGTGCACCTCTCGCACTTGGAGGTGGTGGTGGGCCAGCCCATCCTGCTCACCTGTAACACCAGCCTGCCGCATGCAGCCACCGCCTACATGTGGATCACCCCTCAGCACGAGCCCATCAGACACCCAGGAAACAGCAATCGTTCCCTGGAGGTCTATGGCAATGGCAGCCTGAGGATTGCTGTAGCCAAGCCCTGGCTCTCAGGGGTCTACGTAGGCTTGGCCATGAACAGCCCCTACAACTTCAGCAGGATGTGCGAGTTCAACATGACCGTCCTGTACCCCAAGGCAGCTGGGGAGACCTTCAGCACTGGCCTCACGACCctgctgggctgcattgtgaGCCTGGTGCTGGTGATCATCTACTTGTACCTCACACCGTGCCGCTGCCTGGGCTGCTGCAAGAAGCCAGCCCCGCTGAGCCCCCCACAGGAGTGCAGCGCCCAGTCCTCCATCCTCAGCACCACTCCCCCTGCCACCGATGGGCCAAACCGCAAGGCCAGTGCCAACAAACACGTTGTCTTCCTTGAGCCCATCAGGGAGACACAGAATGGCAAGATCCGCCTGGCCCTCGGCGAGGACTTCCCCGACCCCAAGCACCCCAAGGTCCTGCAGCTCAAGTCGGACTCAGAGtccatcagctctgtctttTCTGATACCCCCATTGTTTCCTAGTGGgagagagctggcagcagagccgAGTCTCCCAAGAGCTGGTTTCCTCCACTGCTGCTAGAACAGGATTATTGGGCATCCTGAGTTCCTGGCTTGACCACGACCCATAGGAGTGATTGACATCACCCACAACTGCTTCAGCCATGGGCTCCTGGTGGGTGTTGGGCCACAGGCACACTGGTGCCCAGCAAGAGCGCCTTGTATAATCCACTGGCAATGGCCTTGTTAGCACAAGGGTAATGCTGATGAACCCAGCATGCTGGAGAAACACCCCTTCATTTGGGCACCCACCCTCTCCCGTGTGACACCAGGCCTGGGCATCTGCCACATCCCCAGGCATGAGATGCCCAACCTGACATCAGTGCCACAGACCCCCCCAGGCCAAGGAATACCTGTGACAAGTGGGACATTGTCCTGGCTCATGCCACTGTCCTCTCCCAGCACATACCAGTTGCCATCAGCATGTTatggctgggagcaggggacTGTGACCCTGCCACAAATGGGGGGTACACACCTCTCCCCATACGTGGCCATGCAGGAGGGATGTAGCTCAGCGCCTGAGCAGCCACGCAGCCAAGCAAACCTCAGAGCTTTTGCTTCCCGAGAAGCTGTAAATCGTCACAGCAGGATTAGGTGACGAGACACAGAGCCCCAGCCCGCAATGCTCAGATGTCCCCGTGCCACCAAGGACACTGAGGTCTCCGATGCACCACGCACTCCTTCGCTGCTTCTCCTTGAGGCGGACACGCACTGCTCAAGCACAGCTATTTAGGCAGTAACCGAATCAGCCTATCGATAAATGTGAGTAATCCTCCCCTCTCCTGGGTCGTAATTCTCTAGTTCCATTGGAATAAAAATGCCTATTTTTTTAAGCTCACGCTGGGCTGAGTGTCTCCTTGCCCTTGCAGCAGTGTGCAGCTCACGGGCACAGCAGTGGGAGGCTGAGGTCTGAGGGAGCCCTGAATTCCTGCAGGCCCAGCACATAGAGCCAGGCAATCTGCACTGGACTGGCAGCCTCTGCTCCCATCAAATGGCCTTCAGGTGGCCTCAGCAAGGGGGTTAAATGTGCTGGTGAGAGAGAAGCATCCACTGCTTTGTCTTGGGAGGGCAGGTCCCCAACATGATGCCTGGGAactggggaaggagcagcactgaCTGACATGAGGGCACATCCTCCCTGAAAAGTACAAGCAGGGTTTAGATGCAGGGGAAAGGCACCCCTAGGGATGGGACTGGTACTGCCTTTGGCTCCCTGCAGATGGAGCCCCCCACTCATTATACCTGCGCTGCCCTCCCTGGCACCCATCCTTGCCTCTTCCTGAAACAGGGAGTGGTTCTGCCCCCTCAAAATGCTTGCCTGATCCCACAGAGGGATAAGGAGATAAGGGATCAGCCAGTCACCAGTATCCCGtccacagctggagcaggagcatgTGGCCATCAcatgcagcacagggaaggccAGGGCTACTGGCTgtgggcaggagcacagctcagACATCATGGGGACCAGAGCTCTTCAGAGACCTGCAGCCCTCTCCCATGGCTAAGCAACCTGGTCccaagagctgctggcagccctgtgACCGGTGGGAGGGGAAGAACCCCGTGGCATCAGGACCACACTAGCATGCACCCTTTCAACTTCTCTGGCCAGGAAACAAGCAGCCTTTTTCCCAGCAAAATCTAATCTTTGTGCCCAAATAAACTGTCAATACCAACCCCCCTCCCCCATCCAAGGAGGAGTGAGTGTTTGGTAGAGCAGCTCTCCTCTGAGACAGCCCAGCCTCCCAGTGCCACTCCTGACAGTGACCTTGTGCAGCTCCGTGCCACCCGTGCCCCACGGCTGGCAGAGGTGATGGATGCACAGCGACAGccccctctggctgtgccctctctGCCCCACACCCACCACTGCTGGCCCTGTCACCTCGTGTTACAGCAGTGTCCTGATGGGCCCAGGACGCCGTGCCAGCCACACAGGGGGCTGCCAGGGGGTGATGAGGTGAGTCCTGTCGGACACAGACATGAGTGGCACCTTGagtgctgccatcacccctgccttgcagccaggcagggaccCCATGGGAAAGAAGATTTGGATTTGACCTGCGAATGTCTAGGAAAGAGAAGAGACCCAGCTGACTGCACCCAGGTCCAAACCAGACAAGAGCACTGACCCTAGTGTGGCCTGCACCTGCTGAGACAGTGCCAAGCCCGTGCCAGAGCATGTGCCACATCTAAGCATATCCTCCTCCAGAAGAAAAGATTAAGTGCTGCTCGAGCAGATGTTACCCACCCATTATCACCATCCTTGTCTATCTCCCCAGAGatcttccccttccccactgCCAACACCAGCTTCCCAGGcattaatatttctgtaaaCCTGCATCCTCAGCTGAGGACAATGACTGAAGACTGGGGGAAGCTCAGAGAGTGTAAGATAAGCTCCCAGGGGCCTTTCCAGGGACACACCAGCCCAGAAGAGCTCTTCTAGGCTGGCTGCAATTCTCCTATCCCTGCAGGAAAACTGAGGCTTGCTCTCCAGGGACTTACTCTGAGGTTTGTATCCATGCTGCCCTCAAGGGATCCCTCTGCCTTTACCCAGGaaagtcctgctgctgcttttcacatGTTCCTGATACTCAGAAAGGATCCCACACCACACTGCTGATCCAATAAGCACTGGGAGGTGGTTGGAACTGTCGAAGCAGTTCATTAAGCAGTTTGAAAGGCAGAACATCGCAGCAAGGAAAAACAGCCAGGAGCAAAGCCTCtgacaggcaggagctgggacaccTAATGGATGTTCCCTGAGGAATATACTGTCTTCTCTTGGCAGCCATGTCCAACATTACACTTCTGGCTCCCAGCCAAActtccctcctgctccttgACTCTGCAGGGCAAAGTAATGGGTCAGCACAAAGCTCACTGgcctggcacacagggacctgtgccaGCGTGTGTGGGGATAAGGACTAGCTTTGGGGACCAGTGTTCAACACTGACTCCTGTCTCTCCTCTGGCACTTCACACCTCAGCCATGACAAAGGGGGTGCACTGAATGCCAGTCCCATCCTGTCCTCCTGCCACCAAGGATGGACACGGCAGAGCCTGGATCCTTTCCTTATGATGCTCACAGTTTTCCAGAGAGTTGCAATCAGCAAAGCCTGGTGCTGGCCAGCACAAggcctgctcctgcctcccagCATATGACTCAGCCCCAGGGGGCTGggagagcccagccctggcagtcCCATCACTCAGGATGCAGCACTTGGAGCTGGCAGCTTGCAAAAACACTGACCACACTCCTTTTTTAACCATGAAACCTTGGCCAGAGCTAATAGTTCTTCCGTGCTCTTGCTCAGGCTCACCCTGATGTTacaaactgcaaaactgcagtaCCACCCATTTTCTGAGTTTTTAGAGCAAGGTACCAAGGACTCCTTTAGAATGTGTGGTCCATGAAACATCTACTCCTCCCCCTCTGTCCACCACATCTTGCTCACCAACACTGTTGAGGGAGCATTAATGTTTAAGGGATCAGTAATTACCAAGTCTTACAGGAACTATGCAGAAAATTGCCATGTCCATGGGACCAGCCAAGCCCCCAGAGTCCCAGCAGCACATAAGCACACAGGTGGGTGGTCAGGCTGTTTAGGAACCTGCAGACTGGAATCTTCTGATCTTTCCAGTGGAGGTGATCCCAAAACCATTTAGCAGCTGAACAGTCTTTTTAGGTTTCCCCTCCCACCTAGTCTTGTGCCTCCATACCTTTCTGCTCACCAGTGTGTTACTTCTGCCTCACAAACCcctttgtctcctcccagcccatcTCTTTGCACCCATCTGTAGTTTGCAAAGGAGAGGAGTGTGGAGATCCAGACAGAAATATCCTGACATcacagcagctcagtgctgcttctGGCAGGTCCCACTGCTCAGCATCCCACTGGCTCAGCATGGTTATTTCTGATCCAGGATCCTTGTCTTGTGCTTTGATAGCCAGTACCACCATGTCACCAGTAAGCACAGCGCATTTCCTTCTGTCTTCTCCATCCTTCATGCAGAAGTACCTGGAGATGCACCTTGAAGGCTCTTTAGGACTTATCCTGTACACACTGGTTTGCTGGCTCCTTGCATGCATCCCAACCCTCTCCTCATCCTGACAGCATCACCTCCCTGTCTcggaggggatggagggagcaTGGGGGAAAAGCCCGAGGAGCAGAGCAATGGCCCTGCCCTGACACAACGCAGCTCATCTACACTCTGGAATTAAACTGATCTACACTCAGTTCCCACAAAGCCAGTCCTAATTACACCATGCCCTCACACACAGGGGACCACAGCTTCACCTCTGGGCCTCACCCCTTTCCCTGCCACTCGCTCTTGCCAGGATCCTGACACCAGCTCTGGCCAACACCGCTCCATTAGCTCATTCTGAAAGAGGCTTAATAGAAAATCTGGTCAATTATTTAGCAAGCAGACGAAGGAGGGATGACACTGCCTGAAGATAGCCAGGGTCTGTGGTGTGGAttcagcccagctcctggctcagcctggcagatcctctcctctcctctcctctcctctcctctcctctcctctcctctcctctcctctcctctcctctcctctcctctcctctcctctcctctcctctcctctcctctcctctcctctcctctcctctcctctcctctcctctcctctcctctcctctcctctcctctcctctccagctggCAGAGGGATCAAAGAACCCTGCCCttagccctgccagcccctgacACTCCCCAATGTTGCCCAACAGCTCTCACATCCAAGGGTTGGGAGGAGCAGCACCAGTACCAGCCCATCCTTCCCAGCCTAGCAAGGAAATGCACCTCTGCTCTCTCTAAAGCACAGCCTGCTCCATCCAGGGACTGATGGATCAACTGTCTCACCACAGCCCAACCTGGGCAATGTTCCCTCTCCCCTTGCTTAATGGCTCTGTTTGATGCCAGGAGTCCACAGCAAGAGGACTCAATGCCTGGATGAgtgtcctgtgctgggaaaggagcagctgaggcatCTGATTGCAGCCTGATAACACAACTGGATGAGttggcagggccctggctcttACTTACTTACTTCCCCACTGCCATGTTCTCATCCCAGAACTCGGACTTCATTCTTTCACTACCAGATGAGTCCCTTCCCTATGACCCAGATGTTTGTAGCACCTTCCAACCAAGTGCCTGGCACAGTGTCTGCTTGCTGGGTTAGAGGCAACCAGAAAAAACACAGCCAAGCCAAGGAAGCCTCCCAAGGTCCTGTCCCTATCCTTATTCTTTGGGGCACAACCTCCTCACAGGGAACCAGTCAGGGCCACCCTGTCCCTGGTAACTCCCACAAAGATGTTGCTGCATGCAAATGTGGGTTAGAAAATCTCTCTCTGTTAATGATTTCTGTCAATCTGGGAGTTACCAAATGGAACCTGGAAGAGATTTCTACCAGCTGTCAGCACTGCCCAGGCAGAGAGGCTTCTGGGGAAGGACAAAAGCCTGTCCTATTATCctggaaaaaggaaagctgTCTACAGATGAGTTCACATAAAGGGTCTGCTCTGGAGAGCCTGGTTACATACTACATACGTTAAATCACTTCAGCCATGGCAATCATCTCCCATGAGAGTGTAAAGACCTGAGGAAGGTTTGAATTATCCTGTTCCATTCTGCTTACTCATGCACCTGGAGATAGATGCTTCCcattgctgtgctctgggcCACCCATCAATGACACACACCATCTCCCTGGGTTTTGGGTAATTGTTACCCCAGCTGCACCTCTCAGGTTTCAGCACCCTGTAGTGATGGTACCTTGGACAAAGGATGAAACCAGAGCTGAGCCCTTGAGGAATACAAAGGCAGCAGAAAAGCctcagcttttttgttttctccatcCCATCTCTGTTTGCCATTTCTCAGTGgggctgcacagagcagaacTGCTCTGTAAGTGGGGTGCAACACCAAATCCTCAATTCAAAGTGCTGCCAAGAGTGTTGGGGCTCAGTTCTCCCTTCCCCATCATGCTCTGCCTTTGATCTCTGCCTGGTCTCTGCCATCCCCTCAGCTTGGGCAGCAGTAGAGGGTCTCCAAGCTGCCTGCCTCCGTTTTTTTGTCTTGATTGACCTCAGTGGCTCCCCTGCAACATCTGCTTGCCTTTTATAAATCACCGGTGTATCAAACCTCAGGTTTAGTGCATGGCTTTGCAACATCACACTGAAGAATTCTGCTTTATGGATATTTTTCCCTGGGCCTCCTCCTGTTTCACCTTCTGTTTCTCCCACTAGCTCGTTCCTTAGGTCCACCTTAAGGACAGGATGCTTTTCACGCATCATTCCactattttgcatttctttctcctttccagtGCACAGGAAAGTGACTACAAAGCCCTTGAACATCAGAGACTTTCCAGCTCCCTGGAGCACAGAGTCTCTGGTTTGTGATGGCAAAGCCCAAGGCATGAAGGATGCTGCTGGCAcacaggggacagtgccacTTGGTGATGACACTGGCTGCCTGGAATTCACAAACCCAAAGCACAATGGGTTTTTCAGGGAAAGGACAGAGTCTGGAAGCTTTCTGTCTCTCCAGGACTCTCTGCAGGCTAGGAAGGATGTGTCTGATTTCCCACTACTATCTTCTCAGTGCTCTTTGGAGTTTGATAAACTGAGGGACaatccttccccttctccattTTGACCTAACAAGTGACCTGACCCGGGAGAGATAGGAAGGGAATGACTTCTCAACCTGGCATGCAGGGAACTGTTTTATCACCTCCCCCTTCCCTTCATGAAAAAGTGTCTAGTTGTGGCATCAAATTTGTGACATTTGCCCTTTCCACAGAGCAAGGTTCTGAGGGTAAGCAAAATCCACCTCTGTTCACAGCCCAGAAAGGCCACCAATCAATGACCTTGTGCCCAGGTTCTGGCACTGTCACACTTGGGGCTGTGTGACTGGTGCAGCAGCCATGGGAGGTAGGTTATAATTAGATGTATTTGTGTAGATCTTTGAGTCCTTGAGAGAAGCTGAAAGActggctgcagggctgagctgcacAGCCAGATGGGACTCTGCTCTATGCAAAGCCAGACACTTCTGCATTCTCCAAACATGAAAACAAGCAGGATGTACAACACAGACAGAAGAGCTCCATTTCCTACAGCAGCCTACAGCAAACAGTGACAAGGCAAGACACCTGCAAATGACACTGGGAGACAGCAAAGGCAGGGTTGCAGAGTGTCTGAATAAGTCTATTTGTAGGACTTGGTACAAGCAGACACAGACATAAATGATCAGGTCAGCTGTGGCTTTGCCCAGCCACAACACTCCCCTAGCGCTGCCTCTCTGAATAACTGGCCACCCTAAAGAAAAGATTTGTTTCATCTTAAAATCAGCATCACCCAAGTGCCCAGAGAAGACTTGTCTCATCTTTGTGGTACACATATGGGCAGCCAGAGAGCTCTGGACACATTCTGATGCCTTCCTAAGGGGGTCCAGGGTGAAGGAGTTCCAATGAGCTCCCTTCCAGCCATCACtgtgtgctgcagcacttggttGTGTCACCACATCAGCACAGCTCTATCACATGCAGCACCCACAACTTTCACCAGCAGCTGTCCTGTCACAGTGCCAGACCCCATCCCAAGGAGGAAGGTGCACATGTGCTGTCAGTACAGCATCTCACAGCCACCTCTCACAAGGGTTTTCCACCACAACAGGAAGGGGTTTTGCACCCAGCAGTAGCACTGGGATGCAGCTGCTACAGGAATGTGGCTCTTTAGTTTCTGCCTGCTCCACACTCTTCAGCTTTACCTCACTTTAGTCTCTGCATTCCATGCTGCTCCTGCAACACCTCCCATGGCCCCactgcagcacccagagcagTGCCACACACAGAGACCCTGTGCTCTGGAAGGCAAAAGCCACTCACCCCTGAACATCAGTGTCCACCAGCAGCCGGACAAGTATCCCTGTCACAGCCACAAGGATTGGGTAATGGTCCACGCTCTCCAGCCctatggaaacaaaaaaaagaaaggtaagaGCTTGTGCCACTGTGtgacaggcagagcagggcaggtcTGAGGTCTGATCCCATCCAGTTCTGCACTGATCTCCAGTGCAagccatccctcccttccccagggcATGCTCCCAGCATGTTTTCCAAGGAGAGAGATGGAGTGGACTCACCTGGCAGACGGAGGTTGACCACTCTGTCAAACAAGTTCCTTTCAGCTGTCACACGGTTCAGCACCTGGTTCAAGAGCTGCAtagggaaaagcagagagggTTTGTATTTTCTGAATGGACCTTCCTGTGAGCAGCATCTGAAGAGCTTTAGGGCAGCACGTTCTTATAGTTCAGACTCAGCTCCTGAGAGCTGGTGGATGCACAGAGGAAGGCTCACAGCACATATCTAGCTTGGCCCTggccaagaaagaaaagagtgGTACCACATCACAGTGCTTGTACCAGACCAAAACCTCCCAGGAAAGAGTCAGTCTGAGGTCAAGACACTTGAATGTCAGCACCTTCCACCTAAATCTGAATTCCCACCTGCAGAAGCCAAGCTACTTCTGCAGATAAAAGCTCCAGGCAAGCAGAAGTTATAGTCCTCAGGACAGCCAGAGCCTGTGAAGAGTGAGCTGGCAGCCATGGACAAAAGCAGTGTCAGGAGGGTGAAGCACAGCCCAGGTCCTGCCCtacctgcagctggcagcaggatggaCCTTCCAGCTCTGAAGCACGGGATGAGTGCAGAGAGCAATCTGCAGAGATGGAATCAGCTGTGATGACACTTAATTAGCCACCATTAGCTTTCACCTAAACCCCCAGTGGGAGGAGTAGGTACTGCTCCAGGCTTGACACAACTGCTGCAGGCTAAGCACCATCTCTCAAATGCAGCATCCCTCTTCCTGCTGCCCCAAtacacaaaagcagaaaatggcaCCCCTCTGTGGGCCTGGTCAGTGGTGGGACACAGCTCCCTAACAGCACCAAGTAGCAAGGAGGAAGCTGCAGCACCCCACTCTCTGCTGCACATCTCAGCTTGCCTAAGCCACCTGCTAAGGGCCCCTCACTTTCCTCCTCACTCAGCTGAGCACTTCCCTCATGGTTATGGTACCAGACCCTGCTACCTCTTGCTTTGTTTCATCTGCTCAGAGCCCAGAGTATCAACCTTTGGGGTACTGCTAAGATACATCTGACTGCTGTCTGCCAATCCAGCTTGTACAAGGGCAGTCTGCCCTCAGGGCTTTCCAGGATTGCTCATGCTTTAGAAAAGAGCCTAATGAGTGTTGTGAGTTGGAATGGGGCAGTCCCAGTCACTGTGGCAAGAAAGTGGAGACATTTGGTACCATATTCTAGGACTGAGGGATAAAGGACCAAGATACTTGCCCAAACATTGGAGCATGCCCCTGTGAAACCACCTACATTCTCCACACCTCCTTACCCAGAAATACCACACCTTCTCTCCAGATTTCATGACACTGCTTGTCACAGGAGAATTCTGCATTTACTGGCCCCTCATCAGGAAGATTTAAGCAGCTGTCACCCTCCCTCCCAGTAGAGGTAGAAATCAGCTGTGACCAGAGCAGTTAGAAGGGAGGGGAGCAGTTGATATTTAGAGATTTTAGGGAGCACCACTTGTTCTGCAGCTCTAAATACTACACCACTTGCAACAGGAGCCCCCATTTCACCACACATCTGTAGAGAGGGCAGAGGGGTCCCCAGGCCCCTCCAGATGCTGCTTCTTCACACAGGATGATACCTGGGCAAGCCTCcgaagcagcagctctgacgATGGGCGATTCCAGTCGAGGAAGATCTCTGGTGCCAGTGTGACAGTCATTTCCAGCACCCTGAGCAGGCTCACTGACAGGTCAAAGCAGGTGGCACACACCTTCAGCTGGCGGCTGTCCACAAAGTTTCTTTCCAGGcgctctgctgcctgctggatCTGCCAAGCAATGGACACAGCTTAAAAAGGAGGCCCTGGCCAAAAGGAGGGCTGCAACCCCCAGCACAATGAGTTGTACCTTGAGCCTTTCTGTGTGCAGGACACAGCACCCATCGCGTGCTGCATCCCACAGCACCACAGGTGGTGCACACCCACCTCCTGAATCATGCCAATGAACTCAGAGAATGCCCAGTTCAGCTGGTTCAGGACGCTGTTGAGGAAGCTGGGGGCCAGGTCACGGTCACTGCGGAGTAGGTCtgccatgtgctgctgcagcaaggtGGAGGGACATGGCTCTGAAACCAGACAGTGACAGTTTCAGTGGTCTGGTCCCAGGGCAGCCATGAGTGAGGGGCAAGGGCAGGCTGAGAGACCAGTCCTGAGCTTGGGAAACGTTGCCTTGTGCCTTTCAGTAAGCCGAGATGGCAAGACACTGGGAGCTGGCACAAGGACTATTCTGAGCAGTCATCGTGCCTGTTTGGCCTCCCAGCACTTCTTTCCAATGCCAGCCTGAATTAGCCAGGGAAGAGCCCTCCGTGCTCACTGCTGCCCATGTGCACAAGCGCATTgccctgcagctcagcatccctcttgctcagctctgcagaggccCATGGTCAGCTCAGCATAATTGCTCCATGTACcggtgtggcagcagctgccagagcaaGCACAGCCACCCTGGCCTCACGTGGCTGTGCCTCTCTGACTGTGTCTGGGGAGGAAGGTATCCAGTAAATCCCACTCCTGAGAGGCTTCTGTATGGGCTGGTTCTGCCCTTAGCAGGctcaggcagagctgcccaTCCTCCCCAGTGGTTCAGCCCAAGCACAGACACATCCCCTTGGTTTTTTGGTATCTCATCTCTGGGCTTCCTCACTATCAAGATCACAGATGAGGTCAGGAGCAGTAGCTGGGAATCACAGTCAAGGCTCTGTGGGACACCAGTCCCCATGGATgggcagggaaaagaaaggggcACAAATAGGACAGATGCTTCTCACCAGCAGAAGGACCCACTGTCAGCAAAAGGCTCTCAAAACATCCAACACTACAAGGGAAGGGTATTGGAGTTCAGCCCCAAAACTCAGGGCTTGGAAAGAGAAACTTGAGCAGATTTACCAACTATAGGGGAAAACCCCAGTCTAACTACATTTTCCTCTGTTAGAAGCTATTAGAAATAGCAAGTGAAAACCCTGGCAGTACCAGGACTGCCATGCCCAGAGGAACAAGCTGTGCTGTGACTGCAGAAACTCTCCGGGGTTGCAGCCTATTCG harbors:
- the AMIGO3 gene encoding amphoterin-induced protein 3; translation: MSSPVTGDPVWPRVAKLFLLLLQLSAPQASPQSQRCPAVCICTSDLMSCSRQMLQRVPQALPPTTTTLDLSHNALTQLHDRWLAALPHLEALHISHNQIRDLSPRAFHNASFLRHLDMSSNHLHAVERHYFEALVSLEELLLYNNRITRVDENAFAKLSGLRKVYLSWNNLTTFPFHAVQGLGIYSLRTLDLSSNNLSSIPVEVLAALPENIGNGLYLHNNPIRCSCPLYLMLQHWNQRGFSSVKDFSEEHTCKVSDNVPRSLIKFLKHSRMFENCSSSAEDVHLSHLEVVVGQPILLTCNTSLPHAATAYMWITPQHEPIRHPGNSNRSLEVYGNGSLRIAVAKPWLSGVYVGLAMNSPYNFSRMCEFNMTVLYPKAAGETFSTGLTTLLGCIVSLVLVIIYLYLTPCRCLGCCKKPAPLSPPQECSAQSSILSTTPPATDGPNRKASANKHVVFLEPIRETQNGKIRLALGEDFPDPKHPKVLQLKSDSESISSVFSDTPIVS